In a genomic window of Deltaproteobacteria bacterium:
- a CDS encoding glycine/betaine/sarcosine/D-proline family reductase selenoprotein B — MPETRHGKTYRIVHYVNQFFGGVGGEEQAYCQPLIKDGPQGPGQLLKKIFHEQNAPVEIVATVVCGDGYFAENEERCLGEIIPKIEGYSPDLVVAGPAFNAGRYGMACGAICAALNQRGIPAITAMYRENPGVDQYRQSVFILECADDVSGMQDAAAKMVRLGMKLLAGEEIELPAAEGCFEQNLRKNYFHAEPAYQRAIKMLLQKMRGEPFETEYPIPFFDRVEPQPAIADLKGLTVAMITSGGIVPTGNPDHIESSNASKYGRYSLAGME; from the coding sequence ATGCCCGAAACCCGGCACGGCAAAACATACCGGATCGTTCACTACGTAAACCAGTTCTTCGGCGGTGTGGGCGGCGAAGAGCAGGCATACTGCCAGCCGCTCATAAAAGACGGCCCGCAGGGGCCCGGGCAGCTGCTGAAAAAAATATTCCATGAACAGAACGCCCCGGTCGAAATCGTCGCCACCGTCGTCTGCGGAGACGGCTACTTTGCCGAAAACGAGGAAAGATGCCTCGGGGAGATCATACCGAAGATAGAGGGATACAGCCCGGATCTGGTCGTTGCCGGACCTGCCTTCAACGCGGGAAGATACGGCATGGCCTGCGGTGCCATCTGCGCGGCCCTCAATCAGAGGGGCATTCCCGCCATCACCGCCATGTACAGGGAAAACCCGGGCGTTGACCAGTACCGGCAGTCGGTCTTCATCCTCGAGTGCGCCGACGATGTTTCTGGCATGCAGGATGCCGCCGCGAAAATGGTCCGCCTGGGCATGAAACTTTTAGCCGGCGAGGAGATCGAACTGCCCGCGGCGGAGGGCTGCTTCGAACAGAACCTGAGGAAAAACTATTTCCACGCGGAGCCTGCCTATCAGCGCGCCATTAAAATGCTCCTGCAGAAGATGCGGGGGGAGCCCTTCGAAACGGAATATCCCATCCCCTTTTTCGACCGTGTCGAGCCCCAGCCGGCAATAGCCGACCTGAAAGGGTTGACGGTTGCAATGATCACCTCCGGCGGGATCGTCCCCACCGGGAACCCGGACCACATAGAGAGCTCCAACGCTTCAAAATACGGGAGATATTCCCTTGCGGGAATGGAAAA